The following nucleotide sequence is from Diospyros lotus cultivar Yz01 chromosome 3, ASM1463336v1, whole genome shotgun sequence.
ATATATTCTTGGATAATCAAGAAGTAAGAATTGGCAAGAGGAGGGGGGGGGTGGGCAGAGATGAAAGAATCACCTAGCAAGAACAGGAAAGGCATATTTTCTGATGCACAACTCTGGAATTCAACCACGATAGTTTGGCACTTAATGGTGATCACTTTCAGCAGTCATTgcttttagaaaataattcataattatataGTTGCCAAAATCAGCTTCCACTAAACATGCTGGCCTGTGAATGGCAAGGAGAAATTGAACCATCATGATGGAGCATTTATCTCTTTCTGGCTAAAGAGGTGGGCAAATTTTGCTTAATGTGGCACAGGGAACTAACTTATAGGCTGGATACCATTAATTCATTAAAATGTGATTCCTGCCTGATTAATCACCGTTACCATTCTAATTATCCCATAATACCAAGAACTTTGGTATATGCATTCAGATATATTACATATAAAGAGGACGAAATAATTCTTATTTCAGATAATTAGAACATCAGCATATGCTACTTACATTACTGAAAAGGGGATCCAACAGGCTCTTGGCATTTGGAGTGGCTATGACTTTGAGATTTGGCAACTTTTGAGAGAGTGGCTTTAAAGTCTTCAAATGGCAGTGGTCGTCTAGGTCTTGTGTAATCAACAAGCAATCAATCTCAGGCAGATCACTCAACTGCACTAGACTCGCATATAATAGGGTAAATTCAACAATCACCATGTCATAATATAACAGAAAACAGCACATAAATGCAGAGAAGCACCTGGAAATTCTTCAAAATCTTCTTGGCAGCATCATAAAGCCAGGGAATACCGAAATCCAGGTTACCCACCAAAATTGGATCAACCAAAATTTTCAATCCATCCACATCCCACAGCCAACTATTGCCCTAAACCATAAGCCACCAATATCTCAATCAAACCccaattaaataacaaaatgccCAAATAAAGACAGCAAAAACCCACCTCCAAATAAGTAAGTTTGAACACACTCGAGCCTACTCCTTTTTCTTCAGATACTACAGCAGAAACAACTCCAGATAACCTGTAAAGTCAGCCAAATTTGTCCATGAACATTAAACCAACTGGGATGCTGCATaaagaagtgtgtgtgtgtgtgtgtgtgtgagagagagagagagagagagagagacctatCTTTAGAGAAGCTCAAAGTGTTGGAATTGAAACAAAATGGATTTTTGAGGGTTGAGGTGAAATGGGTAGATGAGATTGGAGACATGGGTTTGGATTTGCAGGGTCTGAACGTGTAGCAAGGGAGAGAACTCCATGGAACCGCCATGATTGAGAAGTGGGTCGGAATTTGGGTAGTTTTCGAAAAATGGAACGTTAAAACTTAACAGTGTTATATCTGAATATTGATAACGTTGATTTGTGAGATTGAAATTACggactctcttcttcttccgatgaaattcatggatttgtattTCATATTTGGTTAACCTCAGTGGGATGGTTTTGTTTGCGCCACGCGGCATGACCAACCGCAGATCCCTCATTTTCAGGGTAAATACATTTCCACCCTCATATTTTCACTTGAACTTTATTTTACCCTTTATTCTGCCGTCAATCTTTGCAGCTACATTCTTCTACATTTTTTCCTGAGATCATATCACTTCAGAGAATAATTAAGACTCATACGATTCAAATTTGATATCTTGAATTCATTAATGCTACTGTATGTCATTTTTACTATTACAATTTGGATGATAACATTCTTGTAACATAGAGTAAATTGGTAAATCTTATGATATATTACATATAACTGGAACATAATGATTTTATAGgtaatacaataataaaatcaatttaattgtTAGACGATTTCTAATGCATACATGTATTTGTATAGATATTTTCTTATCCAATGGTaaagcatatgagaatttaAGAATTCATATAAACTTTTAGGTCTTAGGTTTTGTTCCTGTCAAGTGTAAATTTTTTCTtaggtttttctttaatttattgttgTACTTCATTTATACTTTAATGTTTAAAAAGATACTGGCATAGTAATAATGGAATATCTTAGAGAATAATATGATCacgtaataaaaaaaaatatatgtattccTTTTTTACATTACACTTAATTAGAGTTATCTAACAATAGTATAGAATTTTGTGTTAGTGATATATCCTAATGTTAGATTTAAATGATATCATAATGATAACATGATACATTCTTTTTATCAGTAACAAAATGACcttttaacatgaaaaaatcaaatatttttgcgcttttttgattttatttaaaactttcaATTTTGTCAATAAGAACCcaatttaagaaatttggtACAATTTTATCACGTAGTCAAAATTGATTGGAGAGACGTGTGGTTTTGCCCAAGTGGCACGCCACCTGACAATTTGAGTAGGCCTTGCATTGATTGTTgttaaagaagaacaaaaaaaaatcaaatcaaaacaaatggGTCGACCAATTGAAAAGACAAAGGGTCGCGGATCTAGGAAAATATCAAAAGCCATGGCAACAACAAACACCATTGGCAACAAGAAGACAACCACGACAAGTCAGTGCCTAAGATGAGATGTGGATCGTCGGCCATGGTAGACATTGACTTTGGCTAGAACCATGGTGAATCGCCAAGGCGAAGGCGGTCACGACAACCTATTGCCACGGTCATAGCCATGGCACATTCACGATGGTAAGCCATGACCCATGAGGAGTCACCCATCGTCTTCGACGGTCACTGTGAACTTGGATCAATAGACTGTCGGCCATGGGAAAGAAAATCAATGTGAAGTCGGCCATGGGGAAGACGAAAGGTCGCGGCCATGACGATAAAGGATGTAGGAGAAGAGAGCGGCCGGTGGTAGAAGAAGAAAGTAGAGACTGCGCAATGGCAAGGTAAGGCAAATCGATGGAAATGGAGAATATGGGTCTTaacacaattaatttatttttat
It contains:
- the LOC127796499 gene encoding uncharacterized protein LOC127796499; this encodes MAVPWSSLPCYTFRPCKSKPMSPISSTHFTSTLKNPFCFNSNTLSFSKDRLSGVVSAVVSEEKGVGSSVFKLTYLEGNSWLWDVDGLKILVDPILVGNLDFGIPWLYDAAKKILKNFQLSDLPEIDCLLITQDLDDHCHLKTLKPLSQKLPNLKVIATPNAKSLLDPLFSNVTYLEPGQSSEIEVTSGSRVKIQATAGPILGPPWQRPENGYLVISLQGELTLYYEPHCVYNKNFIEKEHADIVITPVIKQLLPNFTLVSGQEDAVQLAKLLQARFIVPMKNGDLDSRGLLASIVQTEGTVESFKELLSRELPGAAVLEPTPGVPLDIPPP